TTGCTGTGGCTGTCGCCTGATTCTCGTCTCGAACAATGTAGGTAAAGCTATCATCACCGTTGAAATCAAGATTGGGCGTGTAGGTGATCAGCCCCTCCTCGGTGAAGGTGACGTTACCTTGGCTAGGCGCAGTAACCGACACAAGAGTCAGCGGGATATTTTCCGCGTCCAGATCGTTAGCCAAGACATTAAAGCTAGCGATCGCTGTGTCTTCGTCGGTGGTAATCACATCATTTGCAGCCACGGGAGGGATGTTCGTATCCCGAATTACAGTCAGATTTACAGTGGCTGACGCAGTAGCCCCAACGCCATCGCGCACTGTGTAGGTAAAAGTGTCACTGCCGCTAAAATCGCGGTCAGGCATGTAGAGGTAGGTGCCATTGCCAAATCCCATCACATTGCCATTGGTCGGTTGATCAAAGCTAATGATGGTCACGGGTTCCCCGTCCATATCTACATCATTCGTGAGTAAGTTAGCGACACTTAGCGTCAGAACGGTATCTTCGTTTGTCGTAAAGGCATCATTGCCCACAATGGGAACGTCATTGATTGAGTTGATCGTCAGAGTGACGACAGCGACAGCCGTAGCATTGTTGCTAGTGCCATCGGTGATGGTGTAAGTAAAGAAATCGGTGCCATTGAAGTTGGGATCTGGCGTATAGACATAGGTATTGGCACCTTGATCGACCAAGCGCCCATTTTGGGTGGGGGTGAAATTCGTAATTAGCAGCGAATTGCCATCTACATCTGTGTCGTTGCTCAGCAGATCGTCAGCCGTAATGGTGAGAGTACCATCTTCATTCAGACTAAAGCTGTTGTTATTCGCGATCGGCAAATCGTTGCCTGGAGCCACAGTGAGAGTTACGGTTGCGACTGCTGTACCGCCGCTGCTATCCGTAACGGTGTAGGTAAAGCTGTCGCTACCATTAAAGTTAGGATCGGGCGTATAGAGGTAGGTACCGTTCCCGTTCACGCTGAGACTACCGTTCTCGGGCTGGGTAAAGTTATTAATCAGCAGCGAACCTTCTACATCAGAATCATTAGCTAACAAATCGGCTGCATTCAAAACCAATGGGGTATCTTCTACCGTAGTGGCGATATTGCTGCTGACAATCGGTAAATCGTTGATCGAGTTTACCAACAAGGTTACGCTTGCTACTGCTGTACCGCCGTTGCTATCCGTAACGGTGTAGGTAAAGCTGTCGCTACCATTAAAGTTAGGATCGGGCGTATAGAGGTAGGTGCCGTCATCGTCTCTGGCTAGACTGCCGCTGGTAGGTTGCGTAAAACTGAGGATCGTTGGCAAGCCATCTTCTACATCTGTGTCATTCGCCAGTAAGCTGGCCTCGGCAAAACTCAGAGATGTGTCTTCGTCTGTGGTAAAAGCATCAGCCCGAGCGATCGCGATATCATTGACAGCTTCTACAGCAATCGTCACCGTGGCACTTGCAGAACCATCAAGGCCATCCGTAATGGTGTAAGTAAAGCTATCTGTACCATTGAAATGGGCATTGGGTATGTAGCGGTAGGTGCCATCCCCATTACCTTCCACCGAGCCATTGGTGGGTTGAGTAAAGCCAATGATCATTAAGTCTTGTCCATCTGGCTCAATGTCATTCCCTAAGAGCAAATCGCGACCGATCGTGAGCGGGAGATCTTCAGTGGCAGAAATACTGTCATTCGTGGCGATCGGGGGATCAGGTAATGGATTCACTAGGACATCCACAGTCGCGATCGCGGTGCCACCATAAGGATCGGCCACTGTATAAGTAAAGCTCTCGCTGCCATTGAAATTAAGATTCGGCGTGTAACTCAGAGTTCCATCGTCATTGATGGTAACGGTGCCATTGGCAGGTTGATCAACACTTGCGATCGCAATTGCATCCCCATTGCTATCACTAGCATTTAGCAAGCCATTGATCGTAACTGCTCCGTCTTCATTCGTCGTCACCGCTTGATTGCTCACGACAGGAACCGTGTTAACCCCCAAGCGATTTTCCGTTTGTCCAAACAAGACAAAATGCTGGAAGGCGCTCTTGAGGCTCCCTGCCGCCACAACTGCTGCCACATCGCCATACCGAGCTAAATAGGCTTGCCCATCAAAGTCAGCACTAGGGCGGCGATTTTCTGTTTCTCCAAACAAGACAAAATGCTGGAAGGCGCTTTTGAAGCTTCCCGCTGCCACAGCCGCTGCCACATCGCCATACTGAGCTAAGTAGTAATTGCTGTCGAACAAGGCCAGTGGGTTGCGTCTTTCCTGTTGACCGAACCTCAAGAAGTGTTCATAGGCACCGCTAAAAACCCCTATTGCAACTGCTTGGGCAACGTCAGGATTTTGCGCCAAGTAGTAACTGCTATCAAACGAGAGGATTGGCTCGCGTCCCTCCTGCTGACCAGACTCCACAAAGTGATCAATTGCACTAGGGATAATTCCAGCAGCGATCGCTTGAGCTATGTCCGGGTTAGTACTGAGGTAATAATTAGTATCAAAAAAAGCACTGGGTTGGCGATTCTCCAAGCGGCCCAACTGGGTGAAATGAGCCAGGCCACTGGTA
The sequence above is a segment of the Trichocoleus desertorum ATA4-8-CV12 genome. Coding sequences within it:
- a CDS encoding tandem-95 repeat protein, which gives rise to MSLNFADLFDETYYLETNPDVAQAIASGVFTSGLAHFTQLGRLENRQPSAFFDTNYYLSTNPDIAQAIAAGIIPSAIDHFVESGQQEGREPILSFDSSYYLAQNPDVAQAVAIGVFSGAYEHFLRFGQQERRNPLALFDSNYYLAQYGDVAAAVAAGSFKSAFQHFVLFGETENRRPSADFDGQAYLARYGDVAAVVAAGSLKSAFQHFVLFGQTENRLGVNTVPVVSNQAVTTNEDGAVTINGLLNASDSNGDAIAIASVDQPANGTVTINDDGTLSYTPNLNFNGSESFTYTVADPYGGTAIATVDVLVNPLPDPPIATNDSISATEDLPLTIGRDLLLGNDIEPDGQDLMIIGFTQPTNGSVEGNGDGTYRYIPNAHFNGTDSFTYTITDGLDGSASATVTIAVEAVNDIAIARADAFTTDEDTSLSFAEASLLANDTDVEDGLPTILSFTQPTSGSLARDDDGTYLYTPDPNFNGSDSFTYTVTDSNGGTAVASVTLLVNSINDLPIVSSNIATTVEDTPLVLNAADLLANDSDVEGSLLINNFTQPENGSLSVNGNGTYLYTPDPNFNGSDSFTYTVTDSSGGTAVATVTLTVAPGNDLPIANNNSFSLNEDGTLTITADDLLSNDTDVDGNSLLITNFTPTQNGRLVDQGANTYVYTPDPNFNGTDFFTYTITDGTSNNATAVAVVTLTINSINDVPIVGNDAFTTNEDTVLTLSVANLLTNDVDMDGEPVTIISFDQPTNGNVMGFGNGTYLYMPDRDFSGSDTFTYTVRDGVGATASATVNLTVIRDTNIPPVAANDVITTDEDTAIASFNVLANDLDAENIPLTLVSVTAPSQGNVTFTEEGLITYTPNLDFNGDDSFTYIVRDENQATATATVQIAVNAVNDAPVLTTSLLPQLRAIAVDDLNSPGNMVFDLLGSRVTDADESAVVGIAITQADSANGTWQYSLDSGNNWIGLSEVSEESAQLLAGNQLIRFRPELGFEGVVSFAYHAWDQTEGQDGATLDLTTIGTGGSTAFSSGTETAMLPVVMGGILLPGTMPGI